One genomic window of Sodaliphilus pleomorphus includes the following:
- a CDS encoding copper resistance protein NlpE → MKKLILAMGLALALLSTACSGGGNTAPAPREVAAPTTDTAYCGTYQGTLPAADCPGIKTVLTIAADSTYTLSSQYIDRQAQPVVTSGVYHLKQGGKLIELVTPSSGEKTYYKIKDAKSIVMTDSAGIEPQGPTAKFYVLKR, encoded by the coding sequence ATGAAAAAATTGATTTTAGCAATGGGCCTCGCCTTGGCTCTGCTCTCGACTGCATGCAGCGGCGGCGGCAACACAGCACCAGCGCCGCGCGAGGTTGCCGCCCCCACCACCGACACTGCCTATTGCGGCACCTACCAGGGTACCCTGCCGGCTGCCGACTGCCCGGGCATAAAGACGGTGCTCACCATCGCTGCCGATAGCACCTACACCCTGTCGAGCCAGTACATCGACCGCCAGGCTCAGCCTGTGGTCACCAGCGGTGTCTACCACCTCAAGCAGGGCGGCAAGCTCATTGAGCTCGTCACCCCGTCGTCGGGTGAGAAGACCTACTACAAAATCAAGGATGCCAAGTCGATTGTCATGACCGACTCGGCCGGCATCGAGCCGCAGGGCCCCACGGCCAAGTTCTACGTGCTCAAGCGGTGA
- a CDS encoding M64 family metallopeptidase — translation MKLQFIITAAMLLCLGVPAQARHIDFDTHFSDTTLRLNYIFSGNAACQHIAVSNYCKSAHWWGKRHRLAQVPVEGNGQLTMRLHRTGEVIYRNSFSTLFQEWLTSPEAQVASRAFENVFLVPMPVDTVDITVDLRDSRHRVAASLTHQVVPSDILTRNTDAAGTAPHVVVQRAADSLRCIHIAYVAEGYTQAEMATFLADVDKANEALFAHEPFKSNRNKFSIVAVTAPSAQSGTSEPGNGVWRNTLLQSHFDTFYSDRYLTTLALNRLHDVLAGIPYEHIIVLVNSSKYGGGGILNSYDLSSTHHKAFAQVIVHEFGHSFAGLADEYAYAGEEDSTYPRDVEPWEPNITTLAHFKGKWEQLVASHTPVPTPVDSARLDRPGLYEGAGYSLKGVYRAYPDCRMRSNAVPYFCPVCRKAIERVIDFYTAPEADGQ, via the coding sequence ATGAAGCTCCAATTCATCATCACCGCTGCAATGCTCCTGTGCCTGGGCGTGCCCGCACAGGCGCGGCACATCGACTTCGACACCCACTTCAGCGATACCACGCTGCGCCTCAACTACATCTTCTCGGGCAATGCCGCCTGCCAGCACATTGCCGTGAGCAACTACTGCAAGAGTGCCCACTGGTGGGGCAAGCGCCACAGGCTGGCGCAGGTGCCGGTTGAGGGCAACGGCCAGCTCACCATGCGCCTGCACCGCACTGGCGAAGTGATATACCGCAACTCATTCTCCACCCTGTTTCAGGAGTGGCTCACCAGCCCCGAGGCACAGGTCGCCAGCCGTGCGTTTGAAAACGTGTTTCTCGTGCCCATGCCCGTCGACACGGTCGATATCACCGTCGACCTGCGCGACAGCCGCCACCGCGTCGCTGCCTCGCTCACCCACCAGGTAGTGCCCAGCGACATTCTCACGCGCAACACCGATGCAGCAGGCACTGCGCCTCATGTGGTCGTGCAGCGTGCTGCCGACTCGTTGCGCTGCATTCACATCGCCTATGTGGCCGAGGGCTACACCCAGGCCGAGATGGCCACCTTCCTTGCCGACGTCGACAAGGCCAACGAGGCCCTGTTTGCCCACGAGCCTTTCAAGAGCAACCGCAACAAGTTCAGCATCGTGGCTGTCACAGCCCCGTCGGCCCAGAGCGGCACCAGCGAGCCTGGCAATGGCGTGTGGCGCAACACGCTGCTCCAGTCGCACTTCGACACCTTCTACAGCGACCGCTATCTCACCACCCTGGCACTCAATCGCTTGCACGACGTGCTCGCGGGCATTCCCTATGAGCACATCATTGTGCTGGTCAACAGCAGCAAGTATGGCGGCGGTGGCATCCTCAACAGCTACGACCTGTCGTCGACCCACCACAAGGCTTTTGCCCAGGTCATTGTCCACGAGTTTGGCCACAGTTTTGCCGGCCTGGCCGACGAGTATGCCTATGCCGGCGAGGAGGATTCTACCTATCCCCGCGACGTGGAGCCTTGGGAGCCCAACATCACCACGCTGGCGCATTTCAAGGGCAAGTGGGAGCAGCTCGTCGCCAGCCACACTCCCGTGCCCACGCCGGTCGACTCGGCACGGCTCGACCGTCCCGGCCTCTACGAGGGCGCCGGCTACAGCCTCAAGGGCGTGTATCGCGCCTATCCCGACTGCCGCATGCGCTCCAATGCCGTTCCCTACTTTTGCCCCGTGTGCCGCAAGGCCATAGAGCGTGTCATCGACTTCTACACCGCCCCTGAGGCCGACGGGCAGTAA
- the cysK gene encoding cysteine synthase A: protein MGKVYQNITSLIGNTPLLELSTIEREENLEARVLVKLEYFNPGGSVKDRIALAMVEDAERRGALKPGGTIIEPTSGNTGVGLAMVAAAKGYKAIIVMPDTMSQERRKLIKAYGATLVLTPGAEGMKGSIAKAQEILASTDNAIIPQQFENPANAAVHYLTTGQEIWKDTEGQVDIFVAGVGTGGTLSGVARALKEHKASVKAYAVEPAASPVLAGGKPAPHKIQGIGPGFVAKNYDASLVDGIIEVENDEAMDGARLIARSQGVLVGISSGAAIHAAIELAKKKENLGKTIVALLPDTGERYLSTQLFDF, encoded by the coding sequence ATGGGTAAAGTTTATCAAAACATCACCAGCCTCATCGGCAACACTCCACTGCTTGAACTGTCTACAATCGAACGTGAAGAGAACCTGGAAGCACGCGTTCTCGTGAAACTTGAGTACTTCAACCCCGGCGGCAGCGTGAAAGACCGCATTGCCCTGGCCATGGTCGAGGATGCCGAGCGCCGTGGCGCGCTCAAGCCTGGCGGCACCATCATCGAGCCCACCAGCGGCAACACGGGTGTGGGTCTGGCCATGGTGGCTGCTGCCAAGGGCTACAAGGCCATCATCGTCATGCCCGACACCATGAGCCAGGAGCGCCGCAAGCTCATCAAGGCCTATGGCGCCACGCTGGTGCTCACCCCGGGCGCCGAGGGCATGAAGGGCTCGATAGCCAAGGCCCAGGAGATACTGGCCAGCACCGACAACGCCATCATTCCACAGCAATTTGAGAACCCGGCCAATGCTGCCGTGCACTACCTCACTACCGGTCAGGAGATATGGAAGGACACCGAGGGCCAGGTCGACATCTTTGTGGCCGGCGTGGGCACCGGCGGCACCCTCTCGGGCGTGGCACGCGCTCTCAAGGAGCACAAGGCCAGCGTCAAGGCCTATGCCGTGGAGCCTGCTGCATCGCCGGTGCTGGCAGGCGGCAAGCCGGCGCCTCACAAGATACAGGGCATAGGCCCCGGCTTTGTGGCCAAGAACTACGACGCCAGCCTGGTCGACGGCATCATCGAGGTAGAAAACGACGAGGCCATGGACGGTGCACGCCTCATTGCACGCTCGCAGGGCGTGCTGGTGGGCATCTCGTCGGGGGCCGCAATACACGCTGCCATCGAGCTGGCCAAGAAGAAAGAGAACCTGGGCAAGACCATCGTGGCCCTGCTCCCCGACACGGGCGAGCGCTACCTGTCGACTCAGCTCTTCGACTTCTAA
- a CDS encoding HU family DNA-binding protein, translated as MALYFALNDYSKLYKLNKTQFTMTKADIVSEISKSTGIDKASVLETLEKFMETVKDSLASGENVYLRGFGSFIVKTRSQKTARNISKNTTIIIPEHKIPAFKPAKVFMEQVK; from the coding sequence ATGGCTCTTTATTTTGCACTAAATGATTATTCTAAACTTTACAAATTAAATAAAACACAATTTACAATGACTAAGGCAGACATCGTAAGCGAAATCTCAAAATCTACAGGTATTGACAAGGCTTCGGTACTCGAAACACTGGAGAAATTCATGGAAACTGTGAAGGACTCTTTGGCAAGCGGTGAAAACGTGTACTTGCGTGGTTTCGGCAGCTTCATCGTGAAGACCCGTTCGCAGAAGACTGCACGCAACATCTCCAAGAACACCACCATCATCATTCCAGAGCACAAGATTCCGGCTTTCAAGCCAGCTAAGGTGTTCATGGAGCAGGTGAAATAA
- a CDS encoding RNA polymerase sigma factor, translating into MEEKAFSEIAVRLRGKAVGTALACGLDAMQADDVAQDALLKLWNMRDQLDRYRSLEALTVVMTRHLVVDSQRRRQSHATVAMPDNLGQLADSSGTPQEQLEELDNDTWLQERLDHLPDRQRSVLYMRQVEHRDYDEIARLLGIATTSARTLVARARKSLFLEFKQRMQQ; encoded by the coding sequence ATGGAAGAAAAAGCGTTCAGCGAAATAGCGGTGAGGCTACGCGGCAAGGCCGTGGGCACGGCGCTTGCCTGCGGTCTCGACGCGATGCAGGCCGACGATGTGGCCCAGGACGCGCTGCTCAAGCTGTGGAACATGCGCGACCAGCTCGACCGCTACCGCTCGCTCGAAGCGCTCACGGTGGTGATGACCCGCCACCTCGTGGTCGACAGCCAGCGCCGCCGCCAGTCGCATGCCACTGTGGCCATGCCCGACAACCTGGGCCAGCTGGCCGACAGCAGCGGCACCCCGCAGGAGCAACTCGAGGAGCTCGACAACGACACCTGGCTGCAAGAGCGCCTCGACCACCTGCCCGACCGCCAGCGCAGCGTGCTCTACATGCGACAGGTAGAGCACCGCGACTACGACGAGATTGCCCGCTTGCTGGGCATCGCCACCACATCGGCCCGCACCCTGGTGGCCAGGGCCCGCAAGTCGCTTTTCTTGGAATTTAAACAACGCATGCAACAATGA
- a CDS encoding Rne/Rng family ribonuclease, whose translation MKSELVVDVQPADISTALLEDGRLVSLQKESRDASYAVGNLYFAKVKKLMPGLNAAFVNVGYSKDAFLHYLDLGSQFSTYSDYIKTVRQNPGKKPPSLSKVKFKPDINKHGSVSDVLTQGQELIVQVAKEPISTKGPRLTTEITFTGRFMVLIPFNDKISVSQKIKDSAEKMRLRRLVESIKPAHFGVIIRTSAENKRAAELNAEMKVLVKSWDDAVAKIQHAEAPELVYEEESRAVSLIRDIFSPDFESIHVNNAEIFDQIHHYVSLIAPDRADIVKIYTDETPIFDKFNVTRQIKSSFGKTVSFKSGAYIIIETTEALHVIDVNSGNRSRASSDQESNALDVNLLAADEIARQLRLRDMGGIIVIDFIDMAKAEHRQALYDHMREVMQKDRARHNILPLSKFGLMQITRQRVRPALDIVTAETCPSCGGKGEIQPSLLFTDMLKDKISYLVNDLHVDRFTMYVHPFVEAYLKKGIISEYFKWRREFGRKFKILPDQSLAYLQYKVLDKNHNEIDLKEEKDTSSSQSKKERRSKNQRNLDN comes from the coding sequence ATGAAAAGTGAACTTGTAGTTGACGTACAACCCGCCGACATATCGACCGCCCTGCTCGAAGACGGACGGCTGGTATCGCTGCAGAAGGAGTCGCGAGATGCCTCCTATGCCGTCGGCAACCTCTACTTTGCCAAGGTGAAGAAACTCATGCCTGGCTTGAATGCCGCATTTGTGAATGTGGGCTACAGCAAAGACGCGTTTCTTCATTACCTTGATTTAGGATCACAGTTCAGCACCTACAGCGACTACATCAAGACGGTGCGCCAAAACCCCGGGAAAAAGCCCCCGAGCCTGTCGAAGGTGAAATTCAAGCCCGACATCAACAAGCACGGCTCGGTCTCCGACGTGCTCACACAAGGGCAGGAGCTCATTGTGCAAGTTGCCAAAGAGCCCATCTCGACCAAGGGACCCCGGTTGACTACCGAAATCACCTTCACAGGACGCTTCATGGTCCTGATTCCGTTCAACGACAAGATTTCGGTGTCGCAAAAGATCAAAGACTCGGCCGAGAAAATGCGCCTGCGTCGCCTCGTGGAGAGCATCAAGCCCGCCCACTTCGGCGTCATCATCCGCACGTCGGCCGAAAACAAGCGCGCAGCCGAACTCAATGCCGAGATGAAGGTGCTGGTGAAAAGCTGGGACGACGCTGTTGCCAAGATTCAACATGCCGAGGCCCCCGAACTCGTCTACGAGGAGGAGAGCCGGGCCGTGAGCTTGATACGCGACATCTTCAGCCCCGACTTCGAAAGCATCCACGTGAACAACGCCGAGATCTTCGACCAAATTCACCACTATGTGAGCCTAATCGCCCCCGACCGTGCCGATATCGTGAAGATTTACACCGACGAGACGCCTATCTTCGACAAGTTTAATGTCACCAGGCAAATCAAGTCGTCGTTTGGCAAAACGGTATCTTTCAAGTCGGGCGCATACATTATTATTGAGACAACCGAAGCACTGCATGTGATCGATGTCAACTCGGGCAACCGCTCGAGGGCTTCGAGCGACCAGGAGAGCAATGCGCTCGATGTGAACCTGCTCGCTGCCGACGAGATCGCCCGCCAGCTGCGCCTGCGCGACATGGGCGGCATCATCGTCATCGACTTTATCGACATGGCCAAGGCCGAACACCGCCAGGCCCTCTACGACCACATGCGAGAAGTGATGCAGAAGGACCGTGCCCGGCACAATATCTTGCCCCTGAGCAAGTTCGGGCTCATGCAAATCACGCGGCAACGCGTGCGACCGGCCCTTGACATCGTCACTGCCGAGACCTGCCCTTCGTGTGGAGGTAAGGGCGAGATCCAGCCTTCGCTGTTGTTTACCGACATGCTCAAAGACAAAATTTCCTATTTGGTCAACGACCTGCATGTCGATCGATTCACAATGTATGTCCACCCCTTTGTCGAGGCCTATCTCAAGAAGGGTATCATCAGCGAGTACTTCAAGTGGCGCCGTGAGTTTGGACGCAAGTTCAAAATCCTGCCCGACCAGTCGCTGGCCTACCTGCAATACAAGGTGCTCGACAAGAACCACAACGAAATCGACCTTAAAGAAGAGAAAGACACAAGCAGTTCGCAGAGCAAGAAGGAACGCCGCTCCAAGAACCAGCGCAATTTAGACAACTGA
- a CDS encoding outer membrane beta-barrel protein has protein sequence MKSRSLLLLATAVTAIIAVSAVQAQDNYFTRDNAFEIEAGAGPNFGIANVEAMKKNKVGIDYYGEARYNFARVPLALGVQVSYNIVERRTYGYTMSDDYGTVTSHSTFDYNSTSVMLTCDYRKRVSKCVTLFGGIGLGYCHIDTSNDLERAGGDINGENFTDDGTSGSVAFMPRVGVHIGNLARITAGYKLQERANRHAFVTLGLTFGFKPRR, from the coding sequence ATGAAATCACGTTCTTTATTACTGTTGGCAACAGCAGTCACAGCTATAATTGCTGTGAGCGCGGTGCAGGCACAGGACAACTATTTCACGCGCGACAACGCCTTTGAAATCGAGGCGGGCGCCGGGCCCAACTTCGGCATTGCCAACGTCGAGGCGATGAAGAAAAACAAGGTGGGCATCGACTACTATGGCGAGGCACGCTACAACTTTGCCCGGGTGCCCCTCGCCCTGGGCGTGCAGGTGTCCTACAACATCGTGGAGCGCCGCACCTATGGCTACACCATGAGCGACGACTATGGCACCGTCACAAGCCACAGCACGTTCGACTACAACTCGACCAGCGTGATGCTCACCTGCGACTACCGCAAGCGTGTGAGCAAGTGCGTGACCCTCTTTGGCGGCATCGGGCTGGGCTATTGCCACATCGACACCAGCAACGACCTCGAGCGCGCCGGGGGCGACATCAATGGCGAGAATTTCACCGACGACGGCACGTCGGGCTCGGTGGCCTTCATGCCGCGCGTGGGTGTGCACATAGGCAACCTGGCACGCATCACGGCAGGCTACAAGCTGCAGGAGCGGGCCAACCGCCACGCCTTTGTCACGCTGGGGCTCACCTTCGGCTTCAAGCCACGCCGGTAG
- a CDS encoding YjjG family noncanonical pyrimidine nucleotidase, translated as MKTVFLDIDDTLWWFTENSKEAFAHVYNQHGLDRLCSYERFHKVYIEKNRELWEAYHHGKIDKAYLNSERFRYTLEHCGYQGDALELGNKLNAHYLNYLVTLPRVLPGAKELLEYLKAKGYDVNTLSNGFAHFQPRKLVSGGLDGYIHRNILSDDCGITKPLPGIFDYALATCGASRETTVMIGDDPDADIAGAHNAGWRTIYFNWKQQPVAPGAADATVTHLLEVERLL; from the coding sequence GTGAAAACCGTATTTCTCGACATCGACGACACGCTGTGGTGGTTTACCGAGAACTCCAAGGAGGCTTTTGCCCACGTCTACAACCAGCACGGGCTTGATCGCCTGTGCAGCTATGAGCGCTTCCACAAGGTGTATATCGAGAAAAACCGTGAGTTGTGGGAGGCCTATCACCACGGCAAGATCGACAAGGCCTACTTGAACAGCGAGCGCTTCAGGTACACGCTCGAGCACTGCGGCTACCAGGGCGACGCGCTGGAGCTGGGCAACAAGCTCAACGCCCACTATCTCAACTACTTGGTAACCCTGCCACGGGTGCTGCCCGGGGCCAAGGAGCTGCTCGAGTACCTCAAGGCCAAGGGCTACGACGTGAACACGCTGAGCAACGGTTTTGCCCACTTCCAGCCCCGCAAGCTGGTGTCGGGAGGACTCGACGGCTACATTCACCGCAACATCTTGAGCGACGACTGCGGCATCACCAAGCCGCTGCCGGGCATCTTCGACTATGCCCTGGCCACCTGCGGGGCCAGCCGCGAGACTACCGTGATGATAGGCGACGACCCCGACGCCGACATCGCGGGCGCCCACAATGCAGGCTGGCGCACCATCTACTTCAACTGGAAGCAACAGCCTGTGGCGCCTGGCGCAGCCGATGCCACCGTGACCCACCTGCTCGAGGTCGAGCGCCTGCTGTGA
- a CDS encoding helix-turn-helix transcriptional regulator: protein MKNNIKVQRAIAGLTQADLAEKTGVSRQTVNAIEKGKFVPSTVLALKMCSVFGKALDEVFQLEDSDWEK from the coding sequence ATGAAGAATAACATCAAGGTGCAACGCGCCATAGCAGGCCTCACGCAGGCCGACCTGGCCGAGAAGACGGGCGTGAGCCGGCAGACGGTGAACGCCATCGAGAAGGGCAAGTTTGTGCCCTCGACGGTGCTGGCGCTCAAAATGTGCAGCGTCTTTGGCAAGGCGCTCGACGAGGTGTTTCAGCTGGAAGACTCCGACTGGGAGAAGTAG
- a CDS encoding sulfite exporter TauE/SafE family protein produces the protein MEMYLTLTMVGLIAGTLSGSVGFGGGMILLPVITYFYGVEIAVPVSTIAQMMSNLSRAAMGWRAIEWKQVAWFLLPALPFTALGAFGFSIVDKTVMTRVLCAFLIAFSIMKVRGKMHLPKGRKTMLAGGALTGLFNGLLGISGPLSSAVFLSLELSPVSYIVSEATAATAMHIVKAVTYGKCDLMSWHIFINGFFIGCAMMAGNFIALKLIKRAHKKSYQRVVALVMIAVSLWLFIQA, from the coding sequence ATGGAAATGTACTTGACTTTGACAATGGTGGGCCTGATAGCCGGCACGCTGTCGGGCTCGGTGGGCTTTGGCGGCGGCATGATACTGTTGCCTGTCATCACCTATTTCTACGGCGTTGAGATTGCAGTGCCAGTGTCGACCATCGCGCAGATGATGAGCAACCTCTCGCGTGCGGCGATGGGCTGGCGCGCGATCGAATGGAAGCAGGTGGCCTGGTTCCTGCTGCCGGCCCTGCCCTTCACGGCGCTGGGCGCCTTCGGCTTCTCGATTGTCGACAAGACGGTGATGACGCGCGTGCTGTGCGCCTTTCTCATTGCCTTTTCAATCATGAAAGTGAGGGGCAAGATGCACCTGCCCAAGGGGCGCAAGACCATGCTCGCGGGCGGCGCACTCACCGGCCTCTTCAACGGGCTGCTGGGCATCTCGGGGCCGCTGAGCTCGGCCGTGTTTCTCTCGCTCGAGCTCTCGCCCGTGTCCTACATCGTGAGCGAGGCCACAGCCGCCACAGCCATGCACATCGTGAAGGCCGTGACCTACGGCAAGTGCGACCTCATGTCGTGGCACATCTTCATCAACGGTTTCTTCATAGGGTGCGCCATGATGGCCGGCAATTTCATAGCCCTCAAGCTCATAAAACGCGCTCACAAGAAGTCCTACCAGCGCGTTGTGGCCCTTGTCATGATCGCCGTGTCGCTCTGGCTCTTCATCCAGGCCTGA
- a CDS encoding polyribonucleotide nucleotidyltransferase — translation MLTPTKKTIALADGREISIETGRLAKQADGAVELRFGNTMLLATVCSAKEAEEGADFMPLQVEYKEKYSSVGRYPGGFTKREGRPSDNEILTARLVDRVLRPLFPSNYHANTIVNVILFSSDGVDQPDAFAGLAASAAIAVSDVPFEEPIAEVRVARINGEFVIDPTFEQAKDADIELMVGATYDNIMMVEGEMDECSEDELIAALKAAHEAIKPLCLMQKELAQELGVVKREYCHETDDEEIHERMRKEIYPKCYAVAKAGNADKQWRNDSFQKAFDDFMETIPEEEREEKTPMITRYFNEIQRDAVRRCILDEGIRMDGRRLDEIRPITCIPDYLPGPHGSALFQRGETQALATVTLGTKLDEKLVDDALVRYDERFLLHYNFPGFATGEAKAARGISRREIGHGNLARRALKRMLPADLPYTVRVVSDILESNGSSSMATVCAGCMALLDAGVKLKKPVAGVAMGLISDEGNVKHAILSDILGDEDHLGDMDFKVTGTVDGITATQMDIKCDGLPYEILEKALQQAKEGRLHILKLINEAIPEPRADYKPHVPRIVHMTVDKDFIGAIIGKGGEVIQGIQEDTGAIVTIDEIDGKGEIDISAPDKDKIDAAVERIKAIIAVPEIDKVYEGPVKSILEFGAFVEFMPGRDGLLHISEISWDRLEDMEASGLHEGDIVKVKLIEIDKKTGKYRLSMRALQDKPEGWTERRGGERRGGPRHDGERRGEGRGPRRSEGRGPRRESRGPRREPRQQDEQQ, via the coding sequence ATGTTAACACCTACAAAGAAAACCATCGCCCTGGCTGACGGTCGCGAGATCAGCATTGAAACAGGGAGACTTGCCAAGCAAGCCGATGGAGCTGTTGAACTGCGCTTTGGCAACACCATGTTGCTGGCTACAGTGTGTTCGGCCAAAGAGGCCGAGGAGGGGGCCGACTTCATGCCCCTGCAAGTTGAATACAAAGAGAAATACTCGTCGGTGGGCCGTTATCCCGGCGGTTTCACCAAGCGTGAAGGCCGCCCGAGCGACAACGAGATACTCACCGCCCGCCTGGTCGACCGCGTGCTGCGCCCGCTGTTCCCGTCCAACTATCATGCCAACACGATAGTGAACGTGATCCTGTTTTCGAGCGACGGCGTAGACCAGCCCGATGCCTTTGCCGGCCTGGCTGCCAGTGCAGCCATCGCCGTGAGCGACGTCCCCTTTGAGGAGCCCATTGCCGAGGTGCGTGTGGCACGCATCAACGGCGAATTCGTCATCGATCCTACATTTGAACAGGCCAAAGACGCTGACATAGAACTGATGGTAGGTGCTACATACGACAATATTATGATGGTCGAAGGTGAGATGGACGAATGCTCAGAAGATGAGCTCATCGCTGCCCTCAAGGCTGCCCACGAGGCAATCAAGCCCCTGTGCCTGATGCAGAAGGAGCTGGCCCAGGAGCTGGGCGTGGTGAAGCGTGAGTACTGCCACGAGACCGACGACGAGGAGATACACGAGCGCATGCGCAAGGAAATTTACCCCAAGTGCTATGCCGTGGCCAAGGCCGGCAACGCCGACAAGCAATGGCGCAACGACAGCTTCCAGAAGGCCTTTGACGACTTCATGGAGACCATCCCCGAGGAGGAGCGCGAGGAGAAGACCCCGATGATCACCCGCTACTTCAACGAGATACAGCGCGACGCCGTGCGCCGCTGCATCCTCGACGAGGGCATACGCATGGACGGCCGCCGTCTCGACGAGATAAGGCCCATCACGTGCATCCCCGACTACCTGCCCGGCCCACACGGATCGGCCTTGTTCCAGCGTGGCGAGACCCAGGCTCTGGCAACCGTGACCCTGGGCACCAAGCTCGACGAGAAGCTCGTCGACGACGCCCTGGTGCGCTACGACGAGCGCTTCTTGCTGCACTACAACTTCCCAGGCTTTGCCACTGGCGAGGCCAAGGCAGCCCGCGGCATCAGCCGCCGCGAGATAGGGCACGGCAACCTGGCACGCCGCGCCCTGAAGCGCATGCTCCCGGCCGACCTGCCCTACACGGTGCGTGTGGTGAGCGATATTCTGGAATCGAACGGCTCGTCGTCGATGGCTACTGTGTGTGCCGGCTGCATGGCACTGCTCGATGCCGGCGTGAAGCTGAAGAAGCCGGTGGCCGGCGTGGCCATGGGCCTGATAAGCGACGAGGGCAACGTGAAGCACGCCATCTTGAGCGACATCCTGGGCGATGAAGACCACCTGGGCGACATGGACTTCAAGGTGACTGGCACCGTCGACGGCATCACTGCCACACAGATGGACATCAAGTGCGACGGTCTGCCCTACGAGATTCTTGAGAAGGCTCTGCAGCAAGCCAAGGAGGGCCGCCTGCACATCCTCAAGCTCATCAACGAGGCCATACCCGAGCCGCGTGCCGACTACAAGCCTCATGTGCCGCGCATCGTGCACATGACCGTCGACAAGGACTTCATAGGCGCCATCATAGGCAAGGGCGGCGAGGTGATACAAGGCATCCAGGAGGATACGGGTGCCATCGTGACCATCGACGAGATCGACGGCAAGGGAGAAATCGACATCAGCGCCCCCGACAAGGACAAGATCGATGCTGCCGTAGAGCGCATCAAGGCCATCATCGCTGTGCCTGAGATCGACAAGGTGTATGAGGGCCCGGTGAAGAGCATCCTCGAGTTTGGCGCATTTGTCGAGTTCATGCCTGGCCGCGACGGCCTGCTGCACATCAGCGAGATAAGCTGGGACCGCCTCGAGGACATGGAAGCCAGCGGCCTGCACGAGGGCGACATCGTGAAGGTGAAGCTCATCGAGATCGACAAGAAGACGGGCAAGTACCGCCTGAGCATGCGCGCCCTGCAAGACAAGCCCGAGGGCTGGACCGAGCGCAGGGGCGGCGAACGCCGCGGCGGTCCTCGCCACGACGGCGAGCGCCGTGGTGAGGGTCGTGGCCCACGCCGCAGCGAGGGCCGTGGTCCGCGTCGCGAGAGCCGCGGTCCACGCCGTGAGCCTCGCCAGCAAGACGAGCAGCAGTAA